GGTTGAAGGTGTATCTTTGTGTTTATTCTCTCTGCAGCTTCTGTCCCAACCTCTCAGCCATCTCCTCCAGCCTTCGACTCACACACAACGTGGCTGTATCCTTCTAtaggcctctccctctctcacacaaacacacacacacacacaacatattttCATGCAGTTTGCTTTAAATGTGCTTAAATAATCACCAttgttacacacagacacacatactcacgGACAAACTCTACTCCAGTACCAGAAGTGTTTTCCCTAAATGTGTCTGTCAGGGTGTGACGTTCCTGGCGCTAGGTAACGGAGCTCCAGATGTCTTCAGTGCCACTGTGGCCTTCTCCCGTCCACACACCGCTGGCCTGGCTATAGGAGCACTGTTtggtacatgcacacacacacacatccacacacacactgcctggctATAGGTGCACTGTTCGGTAAACACATACAAGAGTTTAATCCCTCGCTCCCTTCGTTCATAGGAGCGGGTATCTTTGTAACCACGGTGGTCGCCGGGTCTGTGTCATTGGTCAAACCCTTCACTGTGGCGTCCCGCCCCTTCCTGCGTGATGTCATCTTCTACATGGCTGCTGTCTTCTGGACCGTCGTCATACTCTACAGAGGAACTATATCACTGGGAGAGAcactaggtacacacacacacacacacacagacagtttggTTAGAGTTGAATAAGAGTTGCGTGAGGGTTGCGGTATCCACATTCAACATTACCCTGGGAGCTAAACAACACCAGACGTTTCTCGATTGCTGGTTCATTCATCAGTCATGCCTCTGTTTCTGTCAAGCTTGAATCCAGGCAAAATATTACGGACATAGACACTGTGTTCCGTGTACTTCAGAAGGTAGGAGGACTAGTCACGCTGATGGTTGGGGTGGAAtaagtgtttgtctgtgtttctctctgtaggTTACATGGGGCTGTATGTGGTGTATGTGGTAACAGTCATTGTGAGTGCCTACATCTACAGTCATCAGAAACACTCAGCAACTAGAAGTTCCGTCCAGAGCTCAACACACGCaccaggtgacacacacacacacacacacacatattatgtTCTTCTATCCACGTGGGGACCTAAACTGTATTATCCATTCAAAGTCCTATTTAGCCTAACCCTTAKSKRWAKRSRWMKCCAWAKCRYWAMRCRWAKCCRAAATMRWMKCCRWAKKtgtagccctaaccctaacctaacccctaagcttaaaatagcctttgtcctcatggggatgtgggaaatgttCCCARGAGGGWgaattttccttgttttactaaccttgtggggactttgGGGGATTTTTAGGTCCCRACAAGTATAGCAGAACtaacacacccatacacacacctacaccctGTGTCTGACAGTTGTATCTCTCTGCAGAGCTACAGACGTCTGAGTCAGACCAGGCTCCTCTTTTATCTAATGGCAGCATCCAGCAGGGCTATGGTAACAACCACAGTCACTGTGCACATTCCACTAAGTTATACCTCTGGGGTGTGCTACGAGAACCAATCcagtcgagtgtgtgtgtgtgtgcgtgtatagaCAGTGAGTACCGTCCCCTGCTCCCCTACTGTGAGTCGACCAGTTCCATCCTGCTGAATTCTCTAAACCCGGTGGACAGCAGGACCTGGAGGAGGAAGACCTGGCGCTGGAGGACTGTGAAAATACTgaaggtgtgtgtgcatgaatgtaTGTGTGCGATTTGCTGTTTGCAGATCTGAATGTGTGTCTTTGCACTTTTCATTTGCAGATCTGTAGGAATTAGGGTTAAGGGGAATGGACAAGGGTTGGAAACGGAGCTAGAGCTTGACAGGAGCATCAGTGTGTTTGAGTGCGAGTGGTTGCTGAGCTGAAGTTCCCCCCCATAGATGCCACTggaggtgctgctgctgctgactgtTCCAGTGGTGGATCCTGACAAAGAAGACAGGAACTGGAGAAGACCATTAAACTGCCTCCACCTTATCACTGCGCCGCTGGTTTGTGTGCTCACCTTCAGCTCCGGAGAGTGTGAgtctgcatgcctgtgtgtggtcAAAGAACCTTCATTTCTATTCCTCTCCAGAGGAAGTGTGTTAACTGACTGGattggtgttctctctctctctctatagacgGTTTGTATCTGATCGAGGGTCAGTTTCCTGTCTGGGCGTTGACGTTGCTCTTTGGCCTCTTCCTCTCCGCCATAGTCTTCCTCACCACTTCTAACGACCAGCCCCCGGCATACCACTTAGTAAGACACACGGACTCATTCGTTCACTCTGTTTCTGCTAGGTGTTGTGGTGTTTgtataatgtgtgtttttttcaatAGGTGTTCTCTCTGCTGGGCTTTTTGGTGAGTGCGATGTGGATCAGTGCTGCGGCCTCGGAGGTGGTCAGTATCCTGCA
This portion of the Salvelinus sp. IW2-2015 linkage group LG15, ASM291031v2, whole genome shotgun sequence genome encodes:
- the slc8b1 gene encoding mitochondrial sodium/calcium exchanger protein isoform X2, with the protein product MTSRVVFISALLLLWCHCRHALGSGDSGTGIVPSPDRSADGADLLSVGTMVDTHSAMLRQGNTDECDIVMNLSAADRCAFVKATPDCSMEDSFINYLKMAFCLLPPNLTPLTITLCIIWLLILFIVLGLTASKFFCPNLSAISSSLRLTHNVAGVTFLALGNGAPDVFSATVAFSRPHTAGLAIGALFGAGIFVTTVVAGSVSLVKPFTVASRPFLRDVIFYMAAVFWTVVILYRGTISLGETLGYMGLYVVYVVTVIVSAYIYSHQKHSATRSSVQSSTHAPELQTSESDQAPLLSNGSIQQGYDSEYRPLLPYCESTSSILLNSLNPVDSRTWRRKTWRWRTVKILKMPLEVLLLLTVPVVDPDKEDRNWRRPLNCLHLITAPLVCVLTFSSGEYGLYLIEGQFPVWALTLLFGLFLSAIVFLTTSNDQPPAYHLVFSLLGFLVSAMWISAAASEVVSILHMLGVVLSLSNNLLGLTLLAWGNSIGDCFSDITIARQGYPQMAISACFGGIIFNMLIGVGIGCLIQMFNNEPVVTLEPEGLLTWVLAGSLGLSLVFSFILVPLRCFHLGRAYGIFLLLFYAVFLLVALLTEFGFIHT
- the slc8b1 gene encoding mitochondrial sodium/calcium exchanger protein isoform X1; translated protein: MTSRVVFISALLLLWCHCRHALGSGDSGTGIVPSPDRSADGADLLSVGTMVDTHSAMLRQGNTDECDIVMNLSAADRCAFVKATPDCSMEDSFINYLKMAFCLLPPNLTPLTITLCIIWLLILFIVLGLTASKFFCPNLSAISSSLRLTHNVAGVTFLALGNGAPDVFSATVAFSRPHTAGLAIGALFGAGIFVTTVVAGSVSLVKPFTVASRPFLRDVIFYMAAVFWTVVILYRGTISLGETLGYMGLYVVYVVTVIVSAYIYSHQKHSATRSSVQSSTHAPELQTSESDQAPLLSNGSIQQGYGNNHSHCAHSTKLYLWGVLREPIQSSVCVCACIDSEYRPLLPYCESTSSILLNSLNPVDSRTWRRKTWRWRTVKILKMPLEVLLLLTVPVVDPDKEDRNWRRPLNCLHLITAPLVCVLTFSSGEYGLYLIEGQFPVWALTLLFGLFLSAIVFLTTSNDQPPAYHLVFSLLGFLVSAMWISAAASEVVSILHMLGVVLSLSNNLLGLTLLAWGNSIGDCFSDITIARQGYPQMAISACFGGIIFNMLIGVGIGCLIQMFNNEPVVTLEPEGLLTWVLAGSLGLSLVFSFILVPLRCFHLGRAYGIFLLLFYAVFLLVALLTEFGFIHT